One Gloeobacter morelensis MG652769 DNA window includes the following coding sequences:
- a CDS encoding DUF4079 domain-containing protein has product MTWTAYLHPALMLFIVFPVGFAAAVFGLELQQVRAERSRRKVSPKLARDRHIANGIAFLIALVLVATVGGFASEGLPAAIDTDWHGLGALVVVLLLVVSTALVTVRSFKRRKWARLVHSILNGTVMALLIIQFLSGGWMLRQLLRG; this is encoded by the coding sequence GGACCGCCTATTTGCACCCGGCGCTGATGTTGTTCATCGTCTTTCCGGTCGGTTTTGCCGCCGCCGTCTTCGGTCTCGAATTGCAGCAGGTCCGCGCCGAGCGCTCGCGGCGCAAGGTATCACCAAAACTTGCGCGCGACCGCCACATCGCCAACGGCATCGCTTTTTTGATCGCGCTGGTGCTGGTGGCGACGGTGGGAGGCTTCGCAAGCGAGGGCCTGCCCGCAGCGATCGATACCGACTGGCACGGTCTGGGCGCGCTGGTGGTCGTACTGTTGCTGGTCGTCTCGACGGCGCTGGTGACGGTGCGCTCCTTCAAGCGCCGCAAGTGGGCGCGGCTGGTCCATTCGATTCTCAACGGCACGGTGATGGCGTTGCTGATCATCCAGTTTCTCAGCGGCGGCTGGATGCTTCGTCAACTGCTGCGCGGCTGA
- the murI gene encoding glutamate racemase, with the protein MVLGLFDSGLGGLTVLREIARRLPAQPVFYFADTARLPYGSRTPAEICRYVREILHWFEQQGVRRVLMACNTSSALALPVVASEYVLEVGGLIAPAARAAARRGRRIGVIATAATVQSHAYTRAIQTLAPQAQVWEVACPEFVPLVESGRLLGEEVRSVARRYLAPLLEKRIDTLVYGCTHYLYLDPVIGDLLPASVHRIDPAVAAVADLAAALPPSRRLESRASCHFFVSGDPVRFAQAAYPWLNYYPQVQAVALPPLPAAQAN; encoded by the coding sequence ATGGTTCTGGGCCTATTTGACAGCGGGCTGGGCGGTCTGACGGTGCTGCGGGAAATCGCCCGTAGGCTGCCCGCCCAGCCGGTTTTCTACTTTGCCGACACGGCCCGCCTGCCCTACGGCTCTCGCACTCCGGCCGAAATCTGCCGGTACGTGCGCGAGATCTTGCACTGGTTCGAACAGCAGGGAGTCCGGCGCGTGCTGATGGCCTGCAACACCAGTTCGGCCCTCGCGTTGCCGGTGGTCGCGTCGGAATATGTCCTGGAAGTCGGTGGGCTAATCGCCCCGGCCGCCCGCGCCGCCGCCCGCCGGGGCCGGCGCATCGGTGTGATCGCCACCGCCGCCACGGTTCAAAGCCATGCCTACACCCGCGCCATCCAGACGCTCGCCCCCCAGGCACAGGTGTGGGAAGTCGCCTGTCCAGAATTTGTGCCGCTCGTCGAGAGCGGCCGGCTGCTGGGCGAGGAGGTGCGCTCGGTGGCCCGCCGCTACCTGGCGCCGCTGCTAGAGAAGCGCATCGACACCCTCGTCTACGGCTGCACCCACTATCTGTATCTCGACCCGGTGATTGGCGATCTGCTGCCGGCCAGTGTCCACCGTATCGACCCAGCGGTGGCGGCGGTGGCTGATCTGGCGGCAGCCCTGCCGCCTTCGCGGCGGTTGGAGAGCCGGGCTAGCTGTCACTTTTTTGTCTCCGGCGATCCGGTGCGCTTTGCGCAGGCGGCCTACCCCTGGCTCAACTACTATCCGCAGGTCCAGGCGGTCGCCCTGCCGCCGCTGCCGGCCGCCCAGGCAAACTAG